The sequence CGGTGCAACTCACACGATGAGCAGCGAACAGGAACACCCGGAGACGTCAGaattggaggaggaggtggagaaggaCGAGGATGCCGCCATCGTGGAGCTGGTGACGGAGCTGAAGCAGGAACACCCGGAGACGTCAGaattggaggaggaggtggagaaggaCGAGGATGCCGCCATCGTGGAGCTGGTGACGGAGCTGAAGCAGGAAGGCACCACGTTGTTCCGGCTGCGGGACTACGATGGTGCCGCGTTCAAGTTCGACGAGGCGATCCGGCTGTCCCCTCGAGCCCCGCGCGCGTACAACGAGAACGACATCGCCTCCCTCCACAGCAATGTGGCGGCGTGCTACATGCACATGAACGCGCACCGCCCCGAGGACGACTACCACTACCACCAGGCCATCGACCGGTGCAACATGGCCCTCGACGCGTCGCCGAGGTACACCAAGGCGCTCCTGAAGAGGGCGCGCTGCTTCGAGGCGCTGGACCGGCTGGACCTGGCCTGCGTCGACGTGCAGGAGGTGCTGACCTTGGAGCCCAACAACGCGGTCGCGCTGGAGCTCCTCGAGAGCCTCCGGGAGGAGATGGAGGAGAAGAAGTTCTTGCTGGAGCAGGAGGCCAGGTCGCTGGACGACCTCATCAAGGTCATCTCCGCCAGCGAGAAGGTGGCCAAGCAGTTCAGCTGTACCATCGCTACTGCAGCAGCAGATCCTACTAAGAAGGCTGTTTCGACGGAGGCGGATGGCCATGACATGGAGGGGATATTGATCCCCGGTGACGGTGAGCAGGACGACGAGCAGGCGAGCTACGACGACAATGACGGGGAAGAAGCACCGAGTGGCCAGACGGAGGAGGCGCATGTAGATGTAGGTGATCAGAGTGGTCAGCACAAGCAGGAAGACGGAGGCAACGCGGAGCATCATGCCGGCGCTGAGAACAGTGCTGGCTCTGGAGCGACGAGATGCGTGGAGTTCGTTCTCGGAGAAGAAGGGGATGTTAGGAGGATCGCGCTGCTTCCACAGGATGGCGGTCTGGCTCAGTTGATGGACATAGCTCGGAGCAAGTTCCCCGACCTCAAG comes from Triticum aestivum cultivar Chinese Spring chromosome 5B, IWGSC CS RefSeq v2.1, whole genome shotgun sequence and encodes:
- the LOC123116009 gene encoding HSP-interacting protein-like, which produces MSSEQEHPETSELEEEVEKDEDAAIVELVTELKQEHPETSELEEEVEKDEDAAIVELVTELKQEGTTLFRLRDYDGAAFKFDEAIRLSPRAPRAYNENDIASLHSNVAACYMHMNAHRPEDDYHYHQAIDRCNMALDASPRYTKALLKRARCFEALDRLDLACVDVQEVLTLEPNNAVALELLESLREEMEEKKFLLEQEARSLDDLIKVISASEKVAKQFSCTIATAAADPTKKAVSTEADGHDMEGILIPGDGEQDDEQASYDDNDGEEAPSGQTEEAHVDVGDQSGQHKQEDGGNAEHHAGAENSAGSGATRCVEFVLGEEGDVRRIALLPQDGGLAQLMDIARSKFPDLKELSVNFKDDRGDLVTVDSTTDQSAWFDEANSRSQGPLRLYVTEGNRERVSCPDQPIREHDSVDPCLSHDK